In Rhinatrema bivittatum chromosome 11, aRhiBiv1.1, whole genome shotgun sequence, a single window of DNA contains:
- the ARL6IP4 gene encoding ADP-ribosylation factor-like protein 6-interacting protein 4 gives MAHSHSRKRARSSSRSESCSRPRKKSSSRSSSSSSPARKIKFKSQNPSQSSTRKNEVLIEKAKATRKQNLSSSPSKVSSSSSSTSEDSSDSDSNPKKRSHSKKKRRKHKDRKGKKKKKKKSKTHKMKVKEKKSQPRDDGPGPSLAQWQREAEAEPGPALTDEQKSRIQAMKPMTKEEWDMRQSIIRRVVDPETGRTRLIKGDGEILEEIVSKEKHKEINKQATRGDGLAFQMRSGLLQ, from the exons ATGGCTCACAGCCACTCAAGGAAGCGAgcgagaagcagcagcaggagtgaATCTTGCAGCAGGCCAAGGAAGAAAAgctcaagcaggagcagcagtagtTCTTCCCCCGCTAGAAAAATCAAATTTAAATCACAAAACCCCAGCCAAAGCTCCACAAGGAAAAATGAAG TACTAATCGAAAAAGCCAAAGCAACGCGAAAGCAAAACCTTTCCTCCTCACCTTCTAAGGTGTCGTCTTCCTCAAGTTCCACTTCAGAGGACTCAAGTGACAGTGATTCCAACCCAAAAAAGAGGAGCCACAGCAAGAAGAAACGAAGGAAACACAAAGACagaaaggggaagaagaagaagaaaaaaaagtccaAGACACACAAAATGaaggtgaaagaaaagaaatccCAGCCCAGGGATGATGGCCCTGGGCCTTCTCTGGCGCAGTGGCAGcgagaggctgaggcagagcctgGCCCAG CTTTGACAGATGAACAGAAATCCAGGATTCAGGCCATGAAACCCATGACCAAAGAAGAATGGGATATGAGGCAAAGCATAATCAGAAGAGTGGTAGATCCAGAGACTGGGAGAACAAG GCTTATTAAAGGAGATGGGGAAATCTTAGAAGAAATCGTGAGCAAAGAGAAACACAAGGAAATAAATAAG CAAGCCACCCGAGGAGATGGTCTCGCCTTCCAAATGAGGTCAGGACTGCTGCAGTAA